One Candidatus Saccharimonadales bacterium genomic window carries:
- a CDS encoding ABC transporter permease: MKIRDIVRRAGRSLRQAKARTLLTSLAISVGAFTVTVALAAGAGTQSYTDTLIKNNGDARNLSVFPKIDDGESRTPKEYGAASESASQGVLSDKDVDKIKSIAGIEEVTPVYNVNVAYMTRGGDAKKYEADISTKADRRELPLAAGSLPNNQIPEGKVVIPETYLSVLGFNSANDAIGKTLILHFEKRQLFPGMKAESEDQTYTIAAVDKKTSTVLRYSATLRISPIDGKKVYEFEKPSEAQGNAYLGVDARVSQSADLTKVKQAVKDAGYSVLSLQDIQEALFQFINVAQWGAAGFGFLAILASVFGIINTQYISVLERTQQIGLMKALGARHRDIGRLFRYEAAWVGFLGGAIGTLFALLTSLLNPLIANALNLEPGTKLLVFSPITSAILIVSLMIVAVLAGYFPSRKAAKLDPIEALRTE, translated from the coding sequence ATGAAAATACGAGATATTGTAAGGCGAGCCGGGCGAAGTCTTCGCCAGGCAAAGGCGCGCACGCTATTGACGAGTCTTGCCATCAGTGTCGGAGCTTTTACAGTGACCGTGGCGCTCGCCGCAGGCGCTGGTACACAGAGCTATACGGATACTCTTATAAAAAATAATGGTGATGCCCGTAATCTTAGCGTTTTCCCAAAAATCGATGATGGTGAGAGCAGGACGCCAAAAGAATATGGTGCTGCGAGTGAGTCGGCAAGCCAGGGTGTTTTGAGCGATAAAGATGTCGATAAAATCAAATCTATCGCTGGCATTGAGGAGGTAACTCCTGTCTATAACGTAAATGTCGCATACATGACCCGTGGTGGTGATGCAAAAAAGTATGAAGCTGACATTAGTACTAAAGCCGATCGTCGCGAATTGCCGCTCGCAGCCGGCTCGCTGCCAAATAATCAAATTCCTGAAGGTAAAGTTGTCATTCCGGAGACCTATTTAAGTGTACTTGGATTCAATAGTGCAAATGATGCGATCGGCAAAACGCTCATACTTCATTTTGAAAAACGGCAGCTCTTTCCGGGCATGAAAGCCGAGTCGGAAGATCAAACATATACGATTGCAGCTGTTGATAAAAAGACAAGTACTGTATTGCGGTATTCGGCGACGCTTCGCATTTCGCCAATAGATGGCAAGAAAGTCTATGAATTTGAAAAACCAAGTGAGGCTCAGGGTAATGCGTATCTTGGTGTCGATGCACGTGTATCGCAATCGGCTGATCTTACCAAGGTAAAACAGGCTGTAAAAGATGCAGGCTACAGCGTACTGAGCTTACAGGATATCCAAGAAGCGCTGTTTCAGTTTATCAATGTGGCACAATGGGGCGCAGCAGGCTTTGGCTTCCTTGCAATTCTGGCCTCTGTCTTTGGAATTATCAACACACAGTATATTAGTGTTTTGGAGCGCACCCAGCAAATCGGGCTTATGAAAGCGCTTGGTGCTCGCCACCGTGATATCGGTCGGTTATTCCGCTATGAAGCTGCTTGGGTTGGCTTTCTCGGTGGTGCCATCGGCACACTATTCGCCTTGCTAACAAGCCTGCTCAATCCACTCATTGCGAACGCCTTGAATCTTGAGCCGGGAACGAAGCTACTCGTATTTAGCCCAATAACAAGCGCGATATTGATTGTGAGTCTGATGATTGTGGCCGTGCTTGCCGGATACTTCCCATCGCGAAAAGCCGCAAAGCTTGACCCGATTGAAGCACTTCGCACGGAATAA
- a CDS encoding ABC transporter ATP-binding protein, translating to MIEVRHITKTYGKKHNAFTALENVSFTIPDGASVAILGKSGSGKSTLMHAMSGLDRPEQGEVIVNGQDILKLSTKQIDAFRAHQMSFVFQSFFVQANETCAENVSLPLEIAGVSDRERAKKINAALEAVELLDKKKSRARDLSGGQKQRLAIARAIVNDPQILFADEPTGNLDTITGSVIENLLFDYNKTKGITLIIVTHDPELAGKCDMRIHIKDGKIESIETKGKA from the coding sequence ATGATTGAGGTTCGGCATATCACAAAAACGTACGGCAAAAAACATAACGCATTTACCGCACTTGAAAATGTTAGCTTTACGATTCCTGATGGTGCGAGTGTCGCCATACTGGGCAAGTCCGGATCAGGAAAGTCAACACTGATGCATGCAATGAGCGGGCTTGATCGGCCCGAGCAAGGCGAGGTCATCGTAAATGGGCAGGACATTTTAAAACTTTCTACTAAGCAAATCGATGCATTCCGCGCTCATCAAATGAGTTTTGTATTTCAGAGTTTCTTTGTTCAAGCCAATGAAACGTGTGCGGAAAACGTTAGTTTGCCTTTGGAGATTGCAGGTGTAAGCGATCGAGAAAGGGCTAAAAAGATCAATGCGGCACTTGAGGCTGTCGAACTCCTCGATAAGAAAAAATCTCGGGCTCGCGACCTGTCTGGTGGGCAAAAACAGCGACTTGCAATTGCTCGGGCGATCGTCAATGATCCACAGATATTATTTGCCGACGAACCGACAGGAAACCTGGATACTATTACGGGGTCCGTTATCGAAAACCTTCTTTTTGACTATAATAAGACAAAGGGAATTACTTTGATTATCGTTACGCATGATCCTGAACTGGCGGGCAAATGTGATATGAGAATTCACATTAAAGATGGCAAAATTGAAAGCATTGAGACGAAAGGAAAAGCATGA
- a CDS encoding PspC domain-containing protein — protein MKEITRIHIAKVSYEAEIEAKRELEAYLKTLEAYSEDADILDDVEVRITEILADRGVKPGGVIAMKDIKALEEQLGEPRDFMGTGDIAVGPEDEEMTTDASRKLFRDIDHAVVGGVLSGVAAFFKISPALVRVLFIIIVFASFGTALLVYIVLWIAVPAAKSAADKLQMAGVPVTLASIRQLNESEEHVRRGDNSQARRTLLTVLGIFSVLGALGAAVVTIFVVTAVIVGGYGNHLGTGEGSGFLIAAFVLAVVSGVLFTTLCILGAYAAFAMRATKRVLISMGVIVVVGLASFGTAIGLAQYASLRYENAIKASTRETSIAMPEGSAKMTSFVVDAPTVHVRYIVSKDTPKAVVKTVGMQAPQTMKLSLDGTTLKLTDTQHSQNTCKVFWCEGPFITIYGPPLDQLTAENQTNVDYSGANQAQMTLIANDGADIVLSAGAIDMLTLTAKKGADASLEAIAVSTANVTVESGTNLEFGTIANFTLHAPTSCPVEGKAHLELAGINSKNFTLNDQQTPSQSIAAACIDITIEREKFHD, from the coding sequence ATGAAAGAGATTACACGAATACACATCGCCAAAGTCTCGTACGAGGCGGAGATCGAAGCCAAGCGGGAACTAGAGGCGTACCTAAAAACGCTTGAGGCATATAGCGAAGATGCGGATATTTTGGACGATGTCGAAGTACGTATAACTGAAATTTTGGCGGATCGTGGAGTAAAACCCGGTGGCGTTATTGCTATGAAGGATATTAAAGCGCTTGAAGAGCAGCTTGGCGAGCCACGAGATTTCATGGGCACCGGCGACATAGCGGTAGGTCCCGAAGATGAGGAGATGACGACCGATGCCTCACGAAAACTCTTTCGTGATATTGACCATGCTGTAGTGGGCGGCGTGCTGAGTGGCGTTGCGGCATTCTTTAAAATAAGCCCTGCGCTTGTCCGAGTACTCTTTATTATCATTGTGTTTGCCTCATTTGGTACTGCGCTGCTTGTGTATATCGTGCTTTGGATAGCTGTGCCAGCGGCAAAAAGTGCTGCTGATAAATTGCAGATGGCCGGTGTCCCTGTTACGCTTGCGTCTATTCGCCAGCTGAATGAAAGTGAAGAGCATGTGAGGCGAGGAGATAATAGCCAGGCGCGGCGGACGCTCCTGACTGTCCTTGGTATTTTTAGTGTGCTTGGTGCACTTGGTGCGGCAGTAGTGACCATCTTTGTCGTTACGGCTGTTATTGTCGGTGGGTATGGTAACCATCTCGGAACGGGAGAAGGCTCAGGCTTTCTTATCGCGGCCTTTGTTCTTGCAGTTGTGAGCGGCGTGCTTTTTACCACTCTTTGCATATTAGGAGCCTATGCGGCATTTGCCATGCGCGCGACAAAACGAGTTCTGATCAGTATGGGGGTTATCGTTGTGGTCGGACTTGCTTCCTTTGGTACGGCTATAGGCCTGGCGCAGTATGCTAGTCTGCGGTATGAAAATGCAATTAAAGCGTCTACCCGCGAAACATCAATCGCAATGCCAGAGGGAAGCGCGAAGATGACGAGTTTCGTGGTTGACGCGCCGACTGTCCATGTGCGGTATATCGTTTCCAAAGATACCCCCAAGGCTGTCGTGAAAACAGTGGGAATGCAAGCACCGCAAACGATGAAGCTCAGTCTGGATGGAACCACGCTCAAACTCACTGACACTCAGCATAGCCAGAACACGTGTAAGGTATTTTGGTGCGAAGGTCCCTTCATTACAATCTATGGTCCACCACTCGATCAACTGACTGCCGAAAATCAGACGAATGTCGATTATTCAGGTGCTAATCAAGCACAAATGACACTTATCGCAAATGATGGTGCGGATATCGTTCTTTCTGCTGGAGCTATAGATATGCTAACACTGACAGCTAAGAAAGGTGCCGATGCCAGCTTAGAGGCTATAGCCGTGTCCACTGCTAATGTCACGGTTGAGAGTGGAACGAATCTGGAGTTCGGAACAATCGCCAATTTCACGTTGCATGCACCTACTTCTTGTCCGGTAGAAGGAAAAGCACACTTGGAGCTGGCAGGCATTAATAGTAAGAATTTTACACTGAATGACCAGCAAACACCGTCACAGAGTATAGCCGCGGCCTGTATAGACATTACGATTGAAAGAGAGAAATTCCATGATTGA
- a CDS encoding PadR family transcriptional regulator, which translates to MSNNINQSEAYAEQLAVQLKKGFLAYCVLKVCDGKSMYTSDIIKRLSSAELVIVEGTIYPLLSRLQKDGLLMHEWQESEQGPPRKYYKITPYGSEVMAHVTKKIATLNATLKKL; encoded by the coding sequence ATGTCAAACAATATAAACCAGAGCGAAGCGTATGCCGAACAGCTTGCGGTGCAGCTAAAAAAAGGGTTTCTTGCCTACTGTGTTTTGAAAGTGTGCGATGGAAAATCCATGTACACCAGCGACATCATAAAGCGCTTAAGCAGCGCAGAGCTGGTCATTGTCGAAGGGACGATTTATCCGCTTCTCAGCCGTTTGCAAAAAGACGGATTGCTCATGCATGAATGGCAAGAGTCTGAGCAGGGACCGCCGCGGAAGTATTACAAGATCACACCCTATGGCAGTGAAGTAATGGCACATGTGACAAAAAAAATTGCAACGCTTAATGCGACACTGAAGAAGTTATAA
- a CDS encoding NAD(P)H-dependent oxidoreductase: protein MTKVAVFVGSLREKSSNKVLAHSLEKVAPEGMEFEYIDIRLPLYSEDIENAGIPDEVRTLKGIVESVDGVLFATPEYNRSVPGVLKNAIDWISRPYGQSSFAGKPVGIVGSSMGPVGTALAQADLRRIMLFQNARVLGQPEVYVANAYEAFDEEGKVSERWEKNFKEYMTAFAAWIEK from the coding sequence ATGACTAAAGTAGCTGTTTTTGTTGGCAGTTTGCGTGAAAAATCGAGCAATAAGGTACTTGCACATAGCTTAGAAAAAGTAGCTCCGGAAGGGATGGAGTTTGAGTATATTGACATTCGCCTTCCGCTATATAGTGAAGATATTGAGAATGCAGGCATACCAGATGAAGTGCGCACGCTTAAGGGTATCGTTGAATCCGTAGACGGAGTACTTTTTGCAACGCCGGAGTACAACCGAAGTGTTCCGGGTGTCTTAAAGAACGCAATCGACTGGATTTCTCGACCTTACGGGCAATCATCTTTCGCTGGTAAGCCGGTCGGCATAGTAGGGTCATCGATGGGGCCGGTAGGAACCGCACTCGCACAGGCCGATTTACGCCGCATCATGCTTTTTCAGAATGCCCGAGTGCTCGGACAGCCCGAGGTGTACGTAGCGAATGCCTACGAAGCGTTTGATGAAGAAGGGAAAGTAAGTGAGCGTTGGGAGAAAAACTTTAAAGAATACATGACCGCTTTTGCTGCCTGGATTGAAAAATAG